One Candidatus Aminicenantes bacterium DNA window includes the following coding sequences:
- a CDS encoding UPF0280 family protein, whose protein sequence is MKHDIVRRQVRLKETFATVIAAECHQDLAGQSIAASRSAIEAYIARCPEFRTALQPLAVEAGAPAIIRRMAAAAARAGVGPMAAVAGAIAQETVEALVAAGAAHAIVDNGGDVVLFIDRPATIGIFTGPARIRDIALRFVPRPGIFSVCTSSGTVGHSLSFGRADAAIVIAGDGYLADAMATALGNRIRSGSENEIESAIRESLLEGVEGLLVVASDYLGVGGELPEIVRTPVGAQLVSQG, encoded by the coding sequence ATGAAACATGATATTGTCCGGCGCCAGGTCCGCCTGAAAGAAACTTTTGCCACAGTGATCGCCGCGGAGTGTCACCAGGATTTGGCCGGACAATCGATCGCCGCCAGCCGGAGCGCGATCGAGGCCTACATCGCCCGGTGTCCCGAATTCCGCACCGCGCTGCAACCGCTGGCGGTTGAAGCCGGGGCGCCGGCAATCATCCGGCGCATGGCCGCGGCCGCGGCCCGCGCCGGTGTCGGCCCCATGGCCGCTGTGGCCGGGGCCATCGCCCAGGAGACGGTCGAGGCGTTGGTTGCGGCCGGCGCCGCCCATGCGATCGTGGACAACGGCGGCGATGTCGTCCTTTTCATCGACCGGCCGGCAACCATCGGCATCTTCACCGGCCCGGCCCGGATCCGGGATATCGCCCTACGCTTCGTGCCGCGGCCCGGCATTTTTTCGGTCTGCACTTCGTCGGGAACCGTCGGCCATTCGCTTTCATTCGGCCGCGCCGATGCCGCCATTGTCATCGCCGGCGACGGCTACCTGGCCGATGCCATGGCCACCGCCCTGGGCAACCGCATTCGCAGCGGCTCGGAAAATGAAATCGAATCGGCAATCCGGGAATCGCTGCTCGAGGGGGTGGAAGGGCTGCTTGTGGTCGCCAGCGATTACCTGGGAGTGGGCGGTGAATTGCCGGAAATCGTGCGCACCCCGGTGGGAGCGCAACTTGTCAGTCAAGGTTAG
- a CDS encoding 4Fe-4S binding protein, with amino-acid sequence MIMSKHIREINEKIKNQTVRVVAADEMTRIVKELGADRAAAEVDVVTTGTFGAMCSSGVWLNFGHSDPPMKMTRVWLNDVEAYAGVAAVDAYLGATQSSETLGMEYAGAHVIEDLLLGRPVVLRAVSYGSDCYPRKSLITEIALADLNQALMSNPRNAYQRYNAAANSGPRVLHTYMGKLLPGCGNVNFSGAGELSPLINDPDYSTIGIGTRIFLGGGIGYVTGSGTQHNPGSRFATLMVQGDLKGMSTEFLKAALFHGYGSSLYVGIGIPIPVLDAGIAKNAGISDGEIETDIIDYSTPSLSRPVLARCNYEQLKSGSVRIGERDVPSAPLASNAKARQVALTLKTWIETGRFLLSEPAAALPAQGSAHPLHLREPQARPAQFYRRQPQVSEFHTTPYISWNERLCISCGQCLGICPERVYRHDADWQVTAELERCCGCGQCEKVCPRDAIVFK; translated from the coding sequence ATGATCATGTCCAAGCATATTCGCGAAATCAACGAAAAAATAAAAAACCAAACCGTGCGCGTGGTCGCGGCCGACGAGATGACCCGGATCGTCAAGGAACTCGGCGCCGACCGGGCCGCGGCCGAAGTCGACGTGGTCACCACCGGCACCTTCGGAGCCATGTGTTCGTCCGGGGTCTGGCTGAACTTCGGCCATTCCGACCCGCCGATGAAAATGACGCGCGTGTGGCTCAACGACGTCGAGGCCTACGCCGGCGTGGCCGCCGTCGACGCCTATCTTGGCGCCACGCAAAGCTCCGAAACCCTGGGCATGGAGTACGCCGGCGCCCATGTCATCGAAGACCTACTGCTGGGCAGGCCGGTCGTGCTACGCGCCGTCTCCTACGGCAGCGATTGCTATCCGCGTAAATCGTTGATCACGGAAATCGCCCTGGCCGATTTGAACCAGGCCCTGATGAGCAATCCGCGCAACGCCTATCAGCGCTACAACGCCGCCGCCAACTCCGGTCCCCGGGTCCTGCACACCTACATGGGCAAGCTGCTGCCCGGCTGCGGCAACGTCAACTTCTCCGGGGCCGGCGAGCTGTCGCCGCTGATTAATGACCCCGACTACTCGACCATCGGCATCGGCACGCGCATTTTCCTGGGCGGCGGCATCGGCTATGTCACCGGTTCCGGAACGCAGCACAACCCCGGCTCCCGGTTCGCCACCCTGATGGTCCAGGGAGACCTGAAGGGGATGTCGACCGAATTTCTCAAGGCGGCGCTGTTCCACGGCTACGGCAGCTCCCTGTACGTGGGCATCGGCATCCCGATTCCGGTTCTCGACGCCGGCATCGCCAAAAACGCCGGCATCAGCGACGGCGAGATCGAAACCGACATCATCGATTACTCGACCCCCTCGCTCAGCCGGCCGGTTCTGGCCCGCTGCAACTACGAGCAATTGAAATCAGGGTCGGTGCGGATCGGAGAGCGCGACGTCCCCTCCGCCCCGCTGGCCAGCAACGCCAAGGCCAGGCAGGTCGCCCTGACTTTGAAAACGTGGATCGAGACCGGCCGCTTTCTCTTGAGCGAACCGGCCGCCGCGCTCCCCGCCCAGGGCTCGGCACATCCCCTGCACCTGCGTGAACCGCAGGCGCGGCCAGCGCAGTTTTACCGCCGCCAGCCGCAAGTCTCCGAATTTCATACCACGCCCTATATCTCCTGGAATGAGCGGCTGTGCATCTCCTGCGGCCAATGCCTGGGCATCTGTCCCGAGCGGGTCTATCGCCATGACGCCGATTGGCAGGTGACGGCCGAACTGGAACGTTGTTGCGGATGCGGCCAATGCGAAAAGGTCTGCCCGCGCGACGCCATCGTCTTTAAATAA